A portion of the Trachemys scripta elegans isolate TJP31775 chromosome 11, CAS_Tse_1.0, whole genome shotgun sequence genome contains these proteins:
- the GLB1L gene encoding beta-galactosidase-1-like protein — MVGGLPAWLLWKPDIVLRSSDPDYLQAVDSWLDVLLPRIKPRLYQNGGNIISIQVENEYGSYSACDYDYLRHLLAAFRARLGPDVLLFTTDGNSAAELRCGTLQGLYATVDFGPGPNVTAAFAPQRLYEPKGPLVNSEYYTGWLDYWGEPHAGSSPAQVAQGLQDMLQLGANVNMYMFQGGTNFGYWSGADYKGCYKPVTTSYDYDAPLSEAGDPTAKLFAIRTVISKFQPLPEGPMPPATPKYAYGPVPLQKQGEVLELLDVLCPGGPIRSRFPLTFEAVKQAHGFVLYRTRLPRDVWDPAPLSSPPNGVCDRAYVLLNREYQGRLERDGQTTLNITGQAGATLDLLVENMGRINFGVNASDFKGLRQNLSLDSALLSDWLIYPLDVDSAVMRGWPPLTPQAEGSRARLGPVLYTGAFQTPGIAWDTFVKFPGWSKGQLWINGFNVGRYWPARGPQQTLFVPGSLLSASAPNNITLLELEGAPTRPFVLFLDRPLLNQTVSPEAGTKLPPP; from the exons ATGGTG GGCGGCCTCCCTGCCTGGCTGCTGTGGAAACCAGACATTGTCCTGCGCTCCTCTGACCCAG ATTACCTGCAGGCCGTGGATTCCTGGCTGGACGTCCTGCTGCCCAGGATCAAGCCCCGGTTGTACCAGAACGGAGGGAACATCATCAGTATccag GTGGAGAACGAGTATGGGAGCTACTCCGCCTGCGACTACGACTACCTGCGTCACCTGCTGGCCGCCTTCCGCGCCCGGCTGGGGCCCGACGTGCTGCTCTTCACCACCGACGGCAACAGCGCCGCCGAGCTGCGGTGCGGCACCCTGCAGGGGCTCTACGCCACCGTGGACTTCGGGCCAG GCCCCAACGTCACAGCCGCATTTGCCCCTCAGCGACTCTATGAAcccaagggacctctg GTGAACTCGGAGTACTACACGGGCTGGCTGGACTACTGGGGAGAGCCGCACGCCGGCAGCAGCCCTGCGCAGGTGGCTCAGGGTCTCCAGGacatgctgcagctgggagccaacGTCAACAT GTACATGTTCCAGGGGGGCACCAACTTTGGCTACTGGAGCG GTGCCGACTACAAGGGCTGCTACAAGCCAGTCACCACCAGCTACGACTACGACGCGCCGCTCTCGGAGGCAGGCGACCCCACCGCGAAGCTGTTTGCCATCCGGACGGTCATCAGCAAG ttccagcccctgcctgagggtccGATGCCGCCCGCCACCCCCAAGTACGCCTACGGCCCCGTGCCCCTGCAGAAG CAGGGCGAGGTGCTGGAGCTGCTGGACGTGCTGTGCCCCGGCGGGCCCATCCGGAGCCGGTTCCCCCTCACCTTCGAGGCCGTGAAACAG GCTCATGGCTTCGTCCTGTACCGGACGCGCCTGCCCCGGGACGTCTGGgatccagcccctctgagctccCCTCCCAACGGCGTCTGCGACCGCGCCTACGTGCTGCTCAACAGG GAGTACCAGGGGAGACTGGAGCGCGACGGGCAGACGACACTGAACATCACAGGCCAGGCTGGCGCCACACTGGACCTGCTGGTGGAGAACATGGGCAGGATCAACTTTGGTGTGAACGCCAGCGACTTCAAG GGCCTGCGCCAGAATCTCTCCCTGGACTCGGCCCTGCTCAGCGACTGGCTGATTTACCCCCTGGACGTAGACTCGGCTGTGATGCGGGGCTGGCCCCCGCTCACCCCCCAGGCtgaggggagcagggccaggctggggccggtTCTCTACACTGGGGCCTTCCAGACCCCTGGCATCGCCTGGGACACCTTCGTGAAGTTCCCTGGCTGGAGCAAG ggccagctctggatAAACGGCTTCAACGTGGGCCGGTACTGGCCGGCCCGGGGCCCCCAGCAGACGCTCTTCGTGCCTGGCTCGCTGCTGAGCGCCTCGGCCCCCAACAACATCAccctgctggagctggagggggCCCCCACCCGGCCCTTCGTGCTGTTCCTGGACCGGCCCCTGCTCAACCAGACCGTCAGCCCCGAGGCTGGGACCAAACTGCCACCTCCCTAA